One Tachysurus fulvidraco isolate hzauxx_2018 chromosome 2, HZAU_PFXX_2.0, whole genome shotgun sequence DNA segment encodes these proteins:
- the rassf1 gene encoding ras association domain-containing protein 1 isoform X3, whose amino-acid sequence MMWWGGRSAVSSGYCSQDDSDSELEHFVTAQTSLSCYRTAQEDTEVDWRKQKQLSITELQHKVKEYNAQINSNLYMSLNRDGSYTGFIKVQFQLARPISLPPAQRPSPSSYSSSSSSSSSFCSSFSSLPQHGLCTSFYLPRDTVKQLHVGSSTRVQEVIEALLKKFTVVDNPAKFALFERSERIGQVYVRKLCDDERPLFLRLCAGPSENSLSFILRENETGDVNWDAFTLPELGNFLRILQREEEEHVRQIVQRYSVARDKLAEALRNFSSPG is encoded by the exons ATGATGTGGTGGGGGGGCAGGAGCGCAGTGAGCAGCGGATACTGCAGTCAGGATGATTCCGACTCTGAGCTCGAACACTTTGTCACCGCACAAACTTCTCTGTCTTGTTACCGGACGGCGCAGGAG gacactGAGGTGGACTGGAGGAAACAGAAGCAGCTCTCCATCACTGAACTCCAACACAAAGTAAAAGAATACAACGCTCAGATCAACAGCAACCTCTACATGAGTCTG AACAGGGACGGCTCATATACAGGTTTCATTAAGGTCCAGTTCCAGCTGGCTCGGCCCATCTCGCTTCCTCCGGCTCAGAGACCGTCACCGTCTTCATactcctcatcttcctcttcttcgTCCTCTTTCTGCTCCTCCTTTTCCTCCTTGCCCCAGCATGGCCTCTGCACGTCATTCTACCTGCCCCGAGACACGGTGAAGCAGCTGCATGTCGGCTCGAGCACTCGGGTTCAAGAGGTGATCGAGGCTCTGCTCAAAAAGTTCACAGTGGTGGACAATCCGGCCAAATTCGCTCTGTTTGAACGCAGCGAGAGGATTGGTCAGG tgtaCGTGAGGAAGTTGTGTGATGATGAGCGTCCTCTCTTCCTGCGTCTGTGTGCGGGCCCCAGCGAGAACTCACTCAGCTTCATACTCCGAGAAAACGAGACAGGAGATGTGAAT TGGGATGCTTTCACTCTTCCTGAGCTCGGTAACTTCCTGCGGATCCTGCAGCGGGAGGAGGAGGAACACGTCCGGCAGATCGTGCAGCGTTACTCAGTGGCACGGGACAAACTGGCGGAGGCGCTGAGGAACTTCAGCTCGCCGGGCTGA
- the tusc2b gene encoding tumor suppressor 2, mitochondrial calcium regulator b: MGGSGSKAKSYWPFSGSGGSDEAAKEAGDQALARMRNFRNGTPLVFTRRSSMYFDEDGDLAHEFYEETVVTKNGRKRAKLKRIHKNLIPQGIIKLDHPCLHVDFPIVICEI; the protein is encoded by the exons ATGGGTGGCAGCGGCTCCAAAGCTAAAAGTTACTGGCCCTTTTCCGGCTCCGGTGGCAGCGATGAAGCGGCCAAAGAAGCTGGAGACCAAGCGCTGGCCAGAATGCGCAACTTCCGAAATGGTACACCCTTAGTGTTTACCAGGAGGAG CTCTATGTACTTTGATGAGGATGGAGACTTGGCTCATGAGTTCTATGAGGAGACGGTGGTGACAAAGAACGGACGCAAAAGAGCCAAGCTCAAGAGGATCCATAAGAACCTCAtacctcag gGAATTATAAAGCTGGATCATCCCTGCCTCCATGTAGATTTTCCCATTGTTATATGTGAGATTTGA
- the LOC125139390 gene encoding uncharacterized protein LOC125139390, whose amino-acid sequence MRLIIHIKCGCKGSRHHIKCGGKGSRHHIKCGCKGSRHHIKCGGKGSRHHIKCGCKGSRHHIKCGGKGSRHHIKCGCKGSRYHIKCGGKGSRHHIKCGGKGSRHHIKCGGKGSRHHIKCGGKGSRHHIKCGGKGSRHHIKCGCKGSRHHIKCMCKGSRYHINCGCKGSRHHIKCMCKGSRHHIKCGGKGSRHHIKCGGKGSRHHIKCGCKGSRYHINCGCKGSRHHIKCGGKGSRHHIKCGGKGSRHHISLHLSYLLQSHVRVLYVVYLVVGNFWLVKYELETYQ is encoded by the coding sequence ATGAGACTTATTATCCACATTAAGTGCGGGTGTAAAGGGTCACGGCACCACATTAAGTGCGGGGGTAAAGGGTCACGGCACCACATTAAGTGCGGGTGTAAAGGGTCACGGCACCACATTAAGTGCGGGGGTAAAGGGTCACGGCACCACATTAAGTGCGGGTGTAAAGGGTCACGGCACCACATTAAGTGCGGGGGTAAAGGGTCACGGCACCACATTAAGTGCGGGTGTAAAGGGTCACGGTACCACATTAAGTGCGGGGGTAAAGGGTCACGGCACCACATTAAGTGCGGGGGTAAAGGGTCACGGCACCACATTAAGTGCGGGGGTAAAGGGTCACGGCACCACATTAAGTGCGGGGGTAAAGGGTCACGGCACCACATTAAGTGCGGGGGTAAAGGGTCACGGCACCACATTAAGTGCGGGTGTAAAGGGTCACGGCACCACATTAAGTGCATGTGTAAAGGGTCACGGTACCACATTAATTGCGGGTGTAAAGGGTCACGGCACCACATTAAGTGCATGTGTAAAGGGTCACGGCACCACATTAAGTGCGGGGGTAAAGGGTCACGGCACCACATTAAGTGCGGGGGTAAAGGGTCACGGCACCACATTAAGTGCGGGTGTAAAGGGTCACGGTACCACATTAATTGCGGGTGTAAAGGGTCACGGCACCACATTAAGTGCGGGGGTAAAGGGTCACGGCACCACATTAAGTGCGGGGGTAAAGGGTCACGGCACCACATTAGCCTTCATCTCTCATATTTACTCCAGTCACATGTTCGAGTTTTGTACGTAGTTTATTTAGTTGTGGGGAATTTTTGGTTGGTTAAATATGAACTCGAAACCTaccagtaa